Proteins co-encoded in one Medicago truncatula cultivar Jemalong A17 chromosome 8, MtrunA17r5.0-ANR, whole genome shotgun sequence genomic window:
- the LOC25502241 gene encoding probable trehalase isoform X1, with protein sequence MANNFSYFLLTLLLLFTLTVTGSSSQSMDDVKPSTPLVSFLEILQHTAFNTFGNSNFDPKTYVDLPLKFPLSVTDHAFHNLSKSSTGSVSVHDLNRFIETYFHAAGHDLVYSDPEDFVPEPDGFLPKVKNPEVRAWAIKVHSLWKNLSRKVSSEVKTHPNYHTLLPVPGSVVIPGSRFREVYYWDSYWVIRGLLVSKMYKTAKSIVTNLISLIEEYGFVLNGARAYYTNRSQPPLLSAMIYEIYARTGDIELVKRSLPALLKEHEFWNSDIHKVNISDAQGCTRTLNRYYARWNKPRPESSTMDKASASKFTTVSEKQHFYRELASAAESGWDFSTRWMRHPPNFTTLSTTSVIPVDLNAFLLGMELNIAFFANVTGDNRTAEHFLQISDVRKEAINSVFWNANMKQWLDSWLSNTTHEVQVWDTLHQNQNVFASNFVPLWMKPFYSDALLVSNVLKSLKTSGLLRAAGVATSLSDSGQQWDFPNGWAPLQHMLVEGLIKSGLEEARSLAEEIAIRWITTNYIVYKKTGVMHEKFDVEHCGEFGGGGEYVPQTGFGWSNGVVLAFLEEFGWPEDRKIEC encoded by the exons ATGGCGAATAATTTTTCATACTTTTTACTAACACTATTACTACTCTTCACCTTAACAGTAACAGGATCATCATCGCAATCCATGGACGACGTCAAGCCTTCAACTCCTCTCGTATCCTTTCTCGAAATTCTCCAACACACCGCATTCAACACATTCGGCAATTCCAATTTCGATCCTAAAACCTACGTCGATTTACCTCTCAAATTCCCCCTTTCCGTTACGGATCACGCCTTCCATAATCTTTCTAAATCCTCCACCGGTTCAGTGTCCGTTCATGATTTGAATCGTTTTATAGAAACTTACTTTCATGCTGCAGGTCATGATCTCGTGTACTCTGATCCAGAGGATTTTGTCCCTGAGCCTGATGGTTTTTTGCCTAAAGTGAAAAACCCTGAGGTCAGAGCATGGGCAATTAAGGTTCATTCtctttggaaaaatttgagtagGAAAGTATCCAGTGAGGTCAAGACTCATCCTAACTACCATACTCTGCTTCCTGTTCCTGGTTCTGTTGTTATTCCTGGCTCTCGATTTCGTGAAGTTTATTACTGGGATTCCTACTGGGTAATTAG GGGGTTGTTGGTGAGTAAAATGTATAAGACTGCTAAATCTATTGTCACCAATCTCATTTCATTGATCGAGGAATACGGGTTTGTGCTTAATGGTGCTAGAGCATACTACACCAACAGGAG CCAGCCTCCCCTTTTAAGTGCTATGATTTATGAGATATACGCTAGGACTGGTGATATAGAATTAGTTAAAAGGTCTCTGCCTGCACTACTGAAAGAGCACGAGTTTTGGAATTCAG ATATACATAAAGTGAACATTTCGGATGCTCAAGGTTGCACTCGCACTTTAAATCGCTATTATGCAAGGTGGAACAAACCAAGGCCAGAATCGTCCACAATG GACAAGGCATCTGCTTCCAAGTTCACGACTGTTTcagaaaaacaacatttttacCGTGAACTAGCATCAGCTGCTGAATCAGGATGGGATTTCAGCACAAGATGGATGAG ACACCCTCCCAACTTCACAACATTGTCTACAACATCAGTGATACCTGTTGATTTAAATGCATTTCTACTTGGG ATGGAACTTAATATTGCCTTCTTTGCAAATGTTACTGGAGATAATAGGACTGCTGAACACTTCCTGCAAATTTCTGATGTTAGAAAGGAGGCAATTAACTCGGTTTTCTGGAATGCAAACATGAAACAATGGCTTGATTCCTGGCTCAGCAATACCACACATGAG GTTCAAGTTTGGGATACCTTGCACCAGAATCAAAATGTATTTGCTTCCAATTTTGTTCCTTTGTGGATGAAGCCATTTTACTCAG ATGCTTTGCTAGTGAGTAATGTTCTTAAAAGTCTCAAAACCTCTGGCCTGCTTCGTGCCGCTGGAGTTGCAACTTCTTTGAGTGATTCAGGACAGCAGTG GGACTTCCCGAATGGTTGGGCTCCACTTCAACACATGTTAGTTGAAGGCCTTATAAAATCAGGGTTGGAAGAAGCAAGGTCGTTGGCTGAAGAAATTGCCATAAGATGGATCACAACAAATtatattgtttacaaaaaaacGGGT
- the LOC25502241 gene encoding trehalase isoform X2 encodes MDDVKPSTPLVSFLEILQHTAFNTFGNSNFDPKTYVDLPLKFPLSVTDHAFHNLSKSSTGSVSVHDLNRFIETYFHAAGHDLVYSDPEDFVPEPDGFLPKVKNPEVRAWAIKVHSLWKNLSRKVSSEVKTHPNYHTLLPVPGSVVIPGSRFREVYYWDSYWVIRGLLVSKMYKTAKSIVTNLISLIEEYGFVLNGARAYYTNRSQPPLLSAMIYEIYARTGDIELVKRSLPALLKEHEFWNSDIHKVNISDAQGCTRTLNRYYARWNKPRPESSTMDKASASKFTTVSEKQHFYRELASAAESGWDFSTRWMRHPPNFTTLSTTSVIPVDLNAFLLGMELNIAFFANVTGDNRTAEHFLQISDVRKEAINSVFWNANMKQWLDSWLSNTTHEKVQVWDTLHQNQNVFASNFVPLWMKPFYSDALLVSNVLKSLKTSGLLRAAGVATSLSDSGQQWDFPNGWAPLQHMLVEGLIKSGLEEARSLAEEIAIRWITTNYIVYKKTGVMHEKFDVEHCGEFGGGGEYVPQTGFGWSNGVVLAFLEEFGWPEDRKIEC; translated from the exons ATGGACGACGTCAAGCCTTCAACTCCTCTCGTATCCTTTCTCGAAATTCTCCAACACACCGCATTCAACACATTCGGCAATTCCAATTTCGATCCTAAAACCTACGTCGATTTACCTCTCAAATTCCCCCTTTCCGTTACGGATCACGCCTTCCATAATCTTTCTAAATCCTCCACCGGTTCAGTGTCCGTTCATGATTTGAATCGTTTTATAGAAACTTACTTTCATGCTGCAGGTCATGATCTCGTGTACTCTGATCCAGAGGATTTTGTCCCTGAGCCTGATGGTTTTTTGCCTAAAGTGAAAAACCCTGAGGTCAGAGCATGGGCAATTAAGGTTCATTCtctttggaaaaatttgagtagGAAAGTATCCAGTGAGGTCAAGACTCATCCTAACTACCATACTCTGCTTCCTGTTCCTGGTTCTGTTGTTATTCCTGGCTCTCGATTTCGTGAAGTTTATTACTGGGATTCCTACTGGGTAATTAG GGGGTTGTTGGTGAGTAAAATGTATAAGACTGCTAAATCTATTGTCACCAATCTCATTTCATTGATCGAGGAATACGGGTTTGTGCTTAATGGTGCTAGAGCATACTACACCAACAGGAG CCAGCCTCCCCTTTTAAGTGCTATGATTTATGAGATATACGCTAGGACTGGTGATATAGAATTAGTTAAAAGGTCTCTGCCTGCACTACTGAAAGAGCACGAGTTTTGGAATTCAG ATATACATAAAGTGAACATTTCGGATGCTCAAGGTTGCACTCGCACTTTAAATCGCTATTATGCAAGGTGGAACAAACCAAGGCCAGAATCGTCCACAATG GACAAGGCATCTGCTTCCAAGTTCACGACTGTTTcagaaaaacaacatttttacCGTGAACTAGCATCAGCTGCTGAATCAGGATGGGATTTCAGCACAAGATGGATGAG ACACCCTCCCAACTTCACAACATTGTCTACAACATCAGTGATACCTGTTGATTTAAATGCATTTCTACTTGGG ATGGAACTTAATATTGCCTTCTTTGCAAATGTTACTGGAGATAATAGGACTGCTGAACACTTCCTGCAAATTTCTGATGTTAGAAAGGAGGCAATTAACTCGGTTTTCTGGAATGCAAACATGAAACAATGGCTTGATTCCTGGCTCAGCAATACCACACATGAG AAGGTTCAAGTTTGGGATACCTTGCACCAGAATCAAAATGTATTTGCTTCCAATTTTGTTCCTTTGTGGATGAAGCCATTTTACTCAG ATGCTTTGCTAGTGAGTAATGTTCTTAAAAGTCTCAAAACCTCTGGCCTGCTTCGTGCCGCTGGAGTTGCAACTTCTTTGAGTGATTCAGGACAGCAGTG GGACTTCCCGAATGGTTGGGCTCCACTTCAACACATGTTAGTTGAAGGCCTTATAAAATCAGGGTTGGAAGAAGCAAGGTCGTTGGCTGAAGAAATTGCCATAAGATGGATCACAACAAATtatattgtttacaaaaaaacGGGT